Below is a genomic region from candidate division KSB1 bacterium.
ATGACCGAGACACTGAGGTCCTGCGCGAGGTTTCCTTGCGCATCAAACGGGGCGAAGTGGTAGCCATTGTCGGCCCCTCCGGTGGAGGGAAGTCGACATTGGTTGACCTCTTGATTAGGTTCTACGACCCCACTTCGGGCCGCATTCTGATTGACGGCCACGACCTACGCGATGTGACGCTCGAATCCCTTCGGCGGCTCTTAGGCATCGTCACCCAGGAGACCATCCTTTTCAATGACACGGTGCGGAACAACATTGCATATGGCCTGGATGGAGTCCCTATGGAGAAGGTGATTGCCGCAGCCAAGGCGGCAAACGCCCACGACTTTATCTTGGAAATGCCCCAGGGGTATGACACTGTTATTGGCGACCGTGGCGTGAAGGTTTCCGGCGGCCAGCGCCAGCGACTGGCGATTGCGCGCGCCATTCTCCGTGACCCACCCATCCTGGTATTCGATGAGGCCACCTCAGCGTTGGACACCGAGTCGGAAATGCTGGTGCAGCAGGCGATCGCCAACCTCTTGCATGGACGCACTTCGCTCGTCATTGCGCATCGCCTCTCCACCGTGAGGAATGCCGACCGCATCGTCGTTTTGGACCAGGGGAGAGTAGTGGAGGCGGGAACCCACGAGGAGCTCATGCGTACCAGTGGCCTTTATCGCAAGCTATACGAAATGCAATTCAGCGTATGAGAGAAGGCAGCATCGACACCACAGGCAGCCTGGACCGAACGTTGGCGGCCATTACACGTGGCGCGCTCTACGTAACCGTGGCCGCCATGCCGTTTAGCATCGCGGTGACGCAGACGGCGCTGGCCGTCGCCGTGCTCGCCTGGTTATCTCGAATGGCGGTGCAAAGACGTCTCCTTCTGCAGCGCACGTCCTTAGAACTGGCTTTTGTTCTCTACGTGGCGGCCGAACTTGTCGCCCTAGTCTTCTCCGTGAACGTGCCCAATGCGGTCGTGTATCTTAAGCGGCTGCTGCTCATCGCCACCGTGTACGTGGTGGGGAGCAACGTGGAAAGCGAGCGCACCCTGCAGCGCCTGATGGCTACCTTTCTCCTCGCAATGTCGTTGTACTCACTGTGGGGCGTGGGTTCGTTTGTGGTGAACCCGTCAGTGCGAGTGCGGCACATTCAGAATTCTATGACCGCCGGTGGCCTGACCATGATGGCGACCGTTGTGGCCGCAGCGGTAGCCTGCGAACAGAAGGAGACAAGAGTCCGACTTTTGGCCCTGGCAGCGGCGATTGCCAACGGTGTGTGCCTTTTCTTGACTAACACTCGCGGCTCATGGCTGGGTCTGGCAGTTGCGCTGGTGGTCATGGCCTCGCTTGTCGACTGGCGCCTGGTGGTGGTCGTGCCGGTTTTGGCCATTCTGGCGTATCTTGCCGTGCCAGGCGAGTACAAGGCTCGGGTCTCTCACTTTTTCGACCCGCACTACCGGACCAACGCCTACCGTATCACTTGGTGGAAGACCGGGTGGCGCATCTTCAAGGACCATCCGGTTACAGGCGTGGGCGATATCGATACAGGCGCTATCTACCGGCAGTACATGGGGCCCGAGGAGACGCAAGCGGTGGGGCATTTTCACAACAACTTTGTGCACATTGCGGTGACTTTGGGCGCTCTCGGTCTTGCGGCGTTCACCTTCCTGATGGTCCGCATCTTGCTTTTGCTGGTGGCGGCGCGGCGAGCAGCGCGCTCACCGGCCCTGCGAGAAGTCACATTAGCCGGTCTGTGCGGCTTTGTCGCCTTTCTCGTCAATGGCCTTTTCGAGTGGAACTACGGGGACGCCGAAGTGGCTACACTTTTGTGGTGGCTGGTGGGAATGGTGGTAGCGGCTGTCGTACTCACTCGACGCTCGCTGGCTGTGGGCGCGATGGTAGTGGAAGTTCCTGGATGAGATCGCCCACGAGGCGCACCTGCCCGCATTGGTCCAGGTGCGCCTCATGGGGCCTGCACCTTGCTGAGTTTCCTTATACAGGGCGTCACCCATCCATGGCGCAGAGTGGATGGAAAGGATGTCTTTCCCTTCGGGAGGGAGAAATGAAAACTGTCGTGGCAACAGGTGATGCACCCAAGGCCATTGGACCATATAGTCAGGCAGTCCTCGCGGGGACTGGTCTGGTATTCACGGCAGGTCAGTTGGGTCTGGACCCTCGCACCGGCGAGCTGGTCGGGCCAGGCATAAAAGAGCAGACGCAGCAGGCTTTGACCAACTTAGCCGCAGTGCTCAGGGCTGCCGGATCCAGCCTGGAGCGCGTAGTCAAGACCACGGTGTTCCTTGCGGATCTGAACGACTTTGCGGCGATGAACGAGGTGTACGCGCAGTTTTTCCCGACCGACCCACCGGCGCGCTCGGCGGTGCAAGTGGCGCGATTGCCTAAGGACGCTCGCGTCGAGATCGAGGCAGTGGCTGAACGTGCGTAATGCTGGAAGTCTCATACTGGGCTGGCTTTGTCTGCTGAGCACGGCGGTCCAACCATTAGAGGCAGGGGCGCCTACAGCACCTTCCTTTGCCTTTCCGGTGGCAGCTGCCAGCGACTCACAAGCCACGCAGCGGCGCTCGCCGACTGGTGCGATGGTGCGCTCCTTACTCGTGCCGGGGTGGGGCCAATGGTACAACGGAAAGAAATGGAAGGCAGCCCTGGTAGTGACCACCGAACTCTCTTTGGCGGGGCAGGCCATATGGCAGAACCAGCTCTTGCAACGTGCCACCGACCCTGCCACACGCGAGTATCATCTGACTAACCGCAACACTGCAAACTGGTTGCTGGCCCTGGCGGTCTTGCTCAGCATGCTCGATGCGTACGTGGATGGACATTTCTCCGACTTTGACGAGAGTCCTGATCTCGCCCATGCGCAACGGTGCTGGTCAGAGGTCGGTGGATTGGCACCTGGCGCCGCACACATTCGCATAGCGGTGAGACTCTGAGCGGATGGCGTGGATAGTGGATACGGGAGGTCCATGTGACAGAAGGGCACACAGAACGAGGCACGTGGGGCTCATCGGTGGGTTTCATTCTTGCTGCTGCCGGATCGGCCGTCGGCCTTGGCAATATCTGGCGTTTTCCGTACGTCGTAGGGGAAAACGGCGGTGGCGCCTTCGTACTGCTCTACATCCTGTGCGTGGTGTTTATCTGCGCACCGGTCATGATCGCCGAATTGGCGCTGGGCCGCCACACGCAACGTAATCCCGTCGGGGCATTTCGCACGCTTGTCCCTGGAAGTCCATGGAAGGTAATTGGGGCACTGGGGGTACTTACTGGCGTCGGTATCCTCTCATTCTATTCCGTAGTGGCTGGGTGGACATTGCAGTACGCCGTGCGTTCCGTTGTGACTCCCAACTACATTCGCTATAGCCAAGAAGAAGCAGAGAGGGTATGGACCGACTTTAGCAGTGACCCAGAAAACCTTCGCCGCGCTCTGGCAGAGGAGGGCATAATCACTCAGGACGCCGGCAGCCCGTCTGATGAGCAAGTACGGACCATCTGGCAGCAGTTTACGAGCGAGCCCCGCTTTGGAGTGTTCAGAGAGAAGATGTTGGGCCGTCTGCATAATCGCGCCTTGTTCGAGCAATTCGCCTCCCACCCGTTTCTGCCGACAGTATATCTGCTGATGTTCATCCTGCTCACCGGAGCGGTTGTCGCCGGGGGCGTGGGCGCCGGCATCGAGCGTTGGTCGCGGATTCTTATGCCCATCCTCTTCGTGCTTCTGCTTGTGCTGGCCGTCCGAGCTGTGACTCTGCCCGGCGCCTCAAGAGGGCTAGCGTTCTATCTCAAGCCAGAGCTTAGTAAACTCTCCGTGGAAGCGTTTGCCAGGGCTTTGGGCCAAGCCTTCTTTTCCTTGAGCCTTGGTATGGGCACGATACTCACTTACGGCAGCTATCTATCCAGGCGGGAGAACATTATTCGCTCGGCAGGATGGATCTGTCTTTCTGACACGTTGGTTGCGTTTATCGCTGGTCTGGTCATTTTCCCCACACTCTTTGCCATGGGTTTCCGTCCCGACGCTGGTGTGAGTCTGGCCTTCGTGGTATTGCCGTCAATCTTTGCCCACATGCCAGCCGGAGCCCTATTTGGCGCGGCCTTTTTCCTGTTGCTCTGCGTGGCCGCGCTGACCTCCACCATCTCGCTCCTCGAGGTGCCCGTTGCTTACCTGGTGGATGAACACCACTGGGGTCGCAAATCGGCAGTGGTCGCGACCTGTGCGGTGGCTTTTCTGCTGGGCATTGGCTCGGCTTTGTCCACCGGCGCCGTTCCCGTGCTGACGCGGATACCAGGCGTAGGCGTTGGGGTTCTGGAGTTCCTTAATGCCCTGTTCGGCAACTACGCCCTCTCGGTAGGCGCTCTGGGCATCGCCCTCTTTGTGGGCTATCGCTGGGGGATAAGAGCCGTCGCTGCCGAGATCGAACAGCACGGCAACAAGTTCCTCTTCCGGGGCATCTGGTCAGTACTTATTCGCTATGTATCTCCCTTGGGTATCGCCATTGTGCTGGCGTACATCTTGATCACGGGCAAATACTTTTGAGGCCACGATGCTGACACGAGAAGAAGCGTATCGTTTAGCCGAATCGCGCTTCACCAATCGCAACCTCTTCAAACACGTGCTAGCGGTGGAAGCTGTGATGCGGGAACTCGCTGCCCACTTTGGGCAAGACGTGGAGCAGTGGGGCCTTGCCGGTCTGCTGCATGACCTGGACTATGAAGAGACCGCTCAGTCACCCGAAAGACATGGATTGCGTACGGTGGAACTCTTGGCAGGGTATGATGTGGATGAGGAAGTCATTCACGCCATCAAAAGCCACAACAATCACGCTCCGCGCGAAACCCTGATGGACAAAGCGATGTACGCGTCGGACCCCGTGACGGGGCTGATAGTGGCAGCGGCGCTCATGCATCCCAGCAAGAAGTTGGCTGCTGTGGATGTGCCCTTTATCCTGCGGCGCTTTAAGGAGAAAGCCTTTGCCAAGGGGGCCAATAGGGAGCAGATCAAGACCTGCGAGGAGTTTGGGCTCCAGTTAGATGAGTTCTTGGGCCTTGCGCTCAAAGCCATGCAGGGCATTCACGCGGAATTGGGGCTGTAGATGCGACTTTGGCTTGTACTTGGGCTGGTGGGCGTGGTGTCAGTATCGCCGCTTCTTGCGCAGGCGGCCCTCACTGCTGCAGGTGACACCCTTGCCAAGCCTCCGGTCCGGGTGACAGTTCTTAAGCGGGATCCCCTCCTCGGCGAGGACAAGGTTCACCATGCCCTCGTCAGCGCCTTCCTTGCCGTGGCGGCCTACTACGGTGCGCACGACGAGAGCCGGTGGTCACGAGGGCATGCACTCGTTTTTGCGACCTCGTTCTCCCTGAGCTGGGGGGTGGGCAAAGAGATCTACGACAAGCGAAGCGGACGTGGCCATGCCAGTGTAGCCGATCTGGTCGCGGATGTGGCCGGAACGGCGCTGGGGTTGGCTCTTTTTGCAGGGCAGTTTTGACTGGAAGCAGCCGTGGTAACGACCTGGACAGACAAACCGTTGTGCAACTGTGGCGTCGTGGGTGTGTATGGCCATCCCGAGGCGGCGCGATTGGTGTACCTCTGCCTCTATGCGCTCCAGCATCGCGGACAGGAGAGCGCCGGCATTGTCGCCAGTGACTTTGTGCACATGCAGCGCCATGCTGGCTTGGGGCTCGTGGCGGACGTCTTTTCCGATGCGGCCACACTGACGCGCCTGGCCGGGTCTATGGCCATCGGCCACAACCGCTATTCCACAACCGGGTCTCCGCACCTGGCCAATTCCCAGCCCATCATGGTGAATGCGCAGGACGGACCGCTGGCTATCGCCCACAACGGCAACTTAGTTAATTCCGGCTCATGCCGCCGCCGCTTGGTGAGTGATGGGGCGATCTTCCAGACAAGCACAGACACCGAGGTCATCCTCCACCTCATCGCGCGCTCCAAGCGCGCAACGCTGGTAGAACGACTGATGGAGGCTCTGACCCAGGTCCAGGGCGCTTACTCGCTTGTGCTCATGAGTCGCACCCAGCTCATTGCAGTGCGCGACCCCCGGGGCTTCAGGCCCCTGTCTTTGGGGCGCAAAGACGGCGCCTACGTGATCGCCTCCGAAACGTGTGCCATGGACCTCATCGATGCCGAGTACCTCCGGGAGGTGGAGCCTGGCGAGGTGCTGGTCATCGACGACAACGGCCTGCGTAGCGAGCGCCTGCCGGAACAGGCCCCGCGCGCCGCTTGCATCTTCGAGTTCATCTACTTCTCGCGTCCTGATAGCAAGATCTTCGGTGAGAACGTGGACAAGTGCCGGCGCAAGTTGGGCAAGACGCTGGCGCTGGAGCACCCCACTGAGGGCGACATCGTCATCTCGGTGCCCGATTCCAGCAACACGGCAGCGGTAGGATTTTCGCGGCGCTCAGGTATCAAGTTCGAGCTGGGACTTATTCGCAACCACTACATCGGGCGTACGTTTATCCACCCGGACCAGGACGTCCGCGATTTTAGCGTGCGCGTCAAGTTCAATCCGGTCCGCGGGGTGCTGGCAGACCGACGCGTGGTGGTGGTGGAGGACTCCATCGTCCGGGGTACGACTCTGCGCCATCTGGTGCGGATGATTCGCGCAGCAGGTGCAAAGGAGGTGCATGTACGGGTCAGCTCCCCACCCATCATCTCCCCCTGCTACTACGGCATGGACTTCCCCACCAGGGATGAGCTTATTGCCTGCTCCCGGAGCGTTGAGGAGATCCGTCAGTTCATCGGGGCGGACACGCTGGCGTACCTTTCCATGGAGGGCATGCTGGCCTCCGTACCGCAGGACCGGGGCGGGTATTGCCATGCCTGTTTCGACGGCAACTATCCGTTGCCTCCCGAACGGGCGAGTAAATTCCAGCATGAACAGGCATACTGGGTGCCACATCAGTAACGGGGCGAGGCCCTTTTCGGCTGGGGGTCGCGATGAGTCGATTGCTTCGTCTGTGGGACTATGTCTTCGTGTTGCGGCCGACGCTGCTTTTTCCTGTGTGGACGGTCTTCCTTGCCGGTCACTCGGCCCAACTCCGTTTTGGCCACTCGCTGGCCCGTATCTCATGGCGAGGGGCATGGGACTTTGATTACATCCTCGTGGCCTTGCTCGTGACTCTGTGTCTCGGCGCCACGTTCGTGCTGAACCAGGTGGCAGACATGGAGAGCGACCGGCTCAACAGGAAGCTATTCCTTCTCGCCACGGGAGAGCTGAGTGCCGGAAGTGCGGCCGTGGAGGTAGGACTTCTTGGTTTGACATCCATCGGGCTTGGCTTTGTCCTCAAGCCGGCATTGGGGGTAGCGCTCTTGGCCTGCTTCCTGATTGCAGGGGTGCTGTACAGCTGTCCGCCCTTTGTGTGCAAGGATCGGCCTTACGCAGGGCTGTTGTGCAATGGTCTGGGAGCGCTGGCTGTTTTTGCCTGCGGATGGCTTGTGCGCGGGAAGGTGCATTCCGGGATGTGGTTTCACGCGTTGCCCTTCGTGTTCGCGCTGTGGTCCCTCTACTTTTTCACCACCCTGCCGGATGTGGAGGGCGACCGCGCCGCCGGCAAGATAACCATCGGCGTGCTCTTCGGACCCCGTGTCAGCGCACGGTTGGCCCTGGTGGCAGAAGTGGGCACTTTGGTCAGTTCTTTCTTGTTGCGCGATTGGTTCATCTTTGCTCCTGCCCTGACCGCGTTGCCTTTGTTCATCATCGCGGCCCTCAAGGGCACCGTGGCAGCGGGTGTGCGCACCACGAAGTTCGGCCTGCTCTTTGTCGCGCTCGCCTATTGTTACCTGTTCCCTGGCTTCCTCGTGGTGCTGGCGCTGGTCTTCTTGGCTTGTAAGATTTACTATCGGCGCCGCTTTCAGATTAACTACCCAAGCTTCGACGTAGGTTAGGAGGCATGAAGCAGAAGACTCTTCTCCTGAAAGATGACTTGTGTGACTTGTGCGGCACATGTGTGGCGGTCTGCCCAGTAGATGCCCTGGAGCTGAGCGAGCTCCGTTTGCTCATAGATGGGAAACGGTGCACGCTGTGCATGAATTGCGTGCACGCCTGCCCCTTCGCCTGCCTGGAGGTGCGTGATGAAGTCCCGGTATGACGTGGTGGTGGTAGGTGCAGGCCCGGCGGGCTCCACGGCTGCGCGCTTTGCCGCTCTGGGGGGCGCCAGCGTGCTCCTGCTGGAGAAGGACCGGGAAGTAGGCATCCCCGTGCGGTGTGCGGAAGGCGTAGGGCAGAAAGGCCTAGCCCAGGTGGTCGAGGCCCAGGAGCGCTGGATCGACCGCGTCATCCGCGGCGCCTTCCTCTACGCGCCCAACGGAATGCGTGTCTGCCTGGAGACAAGCGACCTCGGCTACATTCTCAATCGTAAGCTTTTTGACTACGACCTGGCGCGCTTGGCGGCAGAGGCAGGGGCCGAGGTGCTGACCAAAGCAAACGTGACCGGCCTGATTCTGCGCGACGGTGTGGTACACGGGGTACAG
It encodes:
- a CDS encoding O-antigen ligase family protein; translated protein: MREGSIDTTGSLDRTLAAITRGALYVTVAAMPFSIAVTQTALAVAVLAWLSRMAVQRRLLLQRTSLELAFVLYVAAELVALVFSVNVPNAVVYLKRLLLIATVYVVGSNVESERTLQRLMATFLLAMSLYSLWGVGSFVVNPSVRVRHIQNSMTAGGLTMMATVVAAAVACEQKETRVRLLALAAAIANGVCLFLTNTRGSWLGLAVALVVMASLVDWRLVVVVPVLAILAYLAVPGEYKARVSHFFDPHYRTNAYRITWWKTGWRIFKDHPVTGVGDIDTGAIYRQYMGPEETQAVGHFHNNFVHIAVTLGALGLAAFTFLMVRILLLLVAARRAARSPALREVTLAGLCGFVAFLVNGLFEWNYGDAEVATLLWWLVGMVVAAVVLTRRSLAVGAMVVEVPG
- a CDS encoding HDIG domain-containing protein — protein: MLTREEAYRLAESRFTNRNLFKHVLAVEAVMRELAAHFGQDVEQWGLAGLLHDLDYEETAQSPERHGLRTVELLAGYDVDEEVIHAIKSHNNHAPRETLMDKAMYASDPVTGLIVAAALMHPSKKLAAVDVPFILRRFKEKAFAKGANREQIKTCEEFGLQLDEFLGLALKAMQGIHAELGL
- a CDS encoding RidA family protein, producing MKTVVATGDAPKAIGPYSQAVLAGTGLVFTAGQLGLDPRTGELVGPGIKEQTQQALTNLAAVLRAAGSSLERVVKTTVFLADLNDFAAMNEVYAQFFPTDPPARSAVQVARLPKDARVEIEAVAERA
- a CDS encoding DUF5683 domain-containing protein, with amino-acid sequence MRNAGSLILGWLCLLSTAVQPLEAGAPTAPSFAFPVAAASDSQATQRRSPTGAMVRSLLVPGWGQWYNGKKWKAALVVTTELSLAGQAIWQNQLLQRATDPATREYHLTNRNTANWLLALAVLLSMLDAYVDGHFSDFDESPDLAHAQRCWSEVGGLAPGAAHIRIAVRL
- a CDS encoding sodium-dependent transporter translates to MTEGHTERGTWGSSVGFILAAAGSAVGLGNIWRFPYVVGENGGGAFVLLYILCVVFICAPVMIAELALGRHTQRNPVGAFRTLVPGSPWKVIGALGVLTGVGILSFYSVVAGWTLQYAVRSVVTPNYIRYSQEEAERVWTDFSSDPENLRRALAEEGIITQDAGSPSDEQVRTIWQQFTSEPRFGVFREKMLGRLHNRALFEQFASHPFLPTVYLLMFILLTGAVVAGGVGAGIERWSRILMPILFVLLLVLAVRAVTLPGASRGLAFYLKPELSKLSVEAFARALGQAFFSLSLGMGTILTYGSYLSRRENIIRSAGWICLSDTLVAFIAGLVIFPTLFAMGFRPDAGVSLAFVVLPSIFAHMPAGALFGAAFFLLLCVAALTSTISLLEVPVAYLVDEHHWGRKSAVVATCAVAFLLGIGSALSTGAVPVLTRIPGVGVGVLEFLNALFGNYALSVGALGIALFVGYRWGIRAVAAEIEQHGNKFLFRGIWSVLIRYVSPLGIAIVLAYILITGKYF
- a CDS encoding UbiA family prenyltransferase, coding for MSRLLRLWDYVFVLRPTLLFPVWTVFLAGHSAQLRFGHSLARISWRGAWDFDYILVALLVTLCLGATFVLNQVADMESDRLNRKLFLLATGELSAGSAAVEVGLLGLTSIGLGFVLKPALGVALLACFLIAGVLYSCPPFVCKDRPYAGLLCNGLGALAVFACGWLVRGKVHSGMWFHALPFVFALWSLYFFTTLPDVEGDRAAGKITIGVLFGPRVSARLALVAEVGTLVSSFLLRDWFIFAPALTALPLFIIAALKGTVAAGVRTTKFGLLFVALAYCYLFPGFLVVLALVFLACKIYYRRRFQINYPSFDVG
- the purF gene encoding amidophosphoribosyltransferase, producing MVTTWTDKPLCNCGVVGVYGHPEAARLVYLCLYALQHRGQESAGIVASDFVHMQRHAGLGLVADVFSDAATLTRLAGSMAIGHNRYSTTGSPHLANSQPIMVNAQDGPLAIAHNGNLVNSGSCRRRLVSDGAIFQTSTDTEVILHLIARSKRATLVERLMEALTQVQGAYSLVLMSRTQLIAVRDPRGFRPLSLGRKDGAYVIASETCAMDLIDAEYLREVEPGEVLVIDDNGLRSERLPEQAPRAACIFEFIYFSRPDSKIFGENVDKCRRKLGKTLALEHPTEGDIVISVPDSSNTAAVGFSRRSGIKFELGLIRNHYIGRTFIHPDQDVRDFSVRVKFNPVRGVLADRRVVVVEDSIVRGTTLRHLVRMIRAAGAKEVHVRVSSPPIISPCYYGMDFPTRDELIACSRSVEEIRQFIGADTLAYLSMEGMLASVPQDRGGYCHACFDGNYPLPPERASKFQHEQAYWVPHQ
- a CDS encoding 4Fe-4S binding protein, with the translated sequence MKQKTLLLKDDLCDLCGTCVAVCPVDALELSELRLLIDGKRCTLCMNCVHACPFACLEVRDEVPV